In Fictibacillus halophilus, a single genomic region encodes these proteins:
- the purM gene encoding phosphoribosylformylglycinamidine cyclo-ligase — MAEAYKQAGVNIEAGYEAVDRIKKHALRTKRPEVLAGLGGFGAMFDLSGFSHKEPVLVSGTDGVGTKLMLAFMADKHDTIGVDAVAMCVNDIVAQGAEPLYFLDYIACGTLHPEKIEQIVSGIADGCGQAGCALIGGETAEMPGMYSSEEYDLAGFTVGIAEKSKLINGSSIGENDVLIGLASNGLHSNGFSLVRKVLLENAGLDLNEQIESLSKTLGEELLTPTRIYVKPLLEVFNQFDVNGVAHITGGGFIENIPRMLPEGLAAEVDYGSWPVPPIFDLIEEKGNLTRKEMFTTFNMGIGMVLSVSEENMLPIIRLLEETGEKPYIIGRVKQGEGVIFGGGNIE, encoded by the coding sequence GAACGAAGCGTCCGGAAGTATTAGCGGGTCTTGGTGGATTTGGGGCGATGTTCGATCTATCCGGATTCTCACATAAAGAGCCGGTGCTCGTTTCCGGAACAGATGGTGTAGGGACAAAACTGATGCTTGCGTTCATGGCGGATAAGCATGACACGATTGGTGTGGATGCGGTTGCGATGTGCGTAAACGACATCGTAGCACAAGGCGCGGAGCCGCTTTATTTCCTGGACTATATTGCTTGCGGCACGCTTCACCCTGAGAAGATTGAGCAGATCGTTAGTGGGATCGCGGATGGCTGTGGACAAGCAGGTTGTGCGCTCATCGGTGGAGAAACAGCAGAGATGCCTGGCATGTATAGCAGTGAAGAGTATGATCTTGCCGGGTTTACGGTTGGAATCGCAGAAAAATCAAAGCTGATTAACGGTTCTTCTATCGGTGAGAATGATGTATTGATCGGACTTGCTTCAAACGGTCTTCATTCCAATGGTTTTTCACTCGTTCGTAAAGTTTTATTAGAAAACGCAGGTCTTGATCTGAACGAACAAATCGAAAGTTTATCTAAAACATTAGGTGAAGAGCTGTTAACACCGACTCGTATCTATGTAAAACCGTTGCTTGAAGTGTTCAATCAGTTTGATGTGAACGGTGTTGCTCATATTACAGGCGGCGGATTCATTGAAAACATTCCTCGTATGCTGCCAGAAGGTCTTGCTGCGGAAGTAGATTATGGTTCATGGCCGGTTCCTCCCATCTTTGATCTGATCGAAGAAAAAGGAAATCTGACACGCAAAGAGATGTTCACAACATTTAACATGGGAATTGGTATGGTGCTCTCGGTTTCAGAAGAAAATATGCTCCCGATCATCCGCCTTTTAGAAGAAACAGGCGAGAAGCCTTACATCATTGGTCGCGTGAAACAAGGTGAAGGCGTGATCTTTGGCGGAGGAAACATCGAATGA